The following coding sequences lie in one Capnocytophaga stomatis genomic window:
- the trpB gene encoding tryptophan synthase subunit beta, whose amino-acid sequence MEKKYFEKQAVIKVSPLAEMLNYQGYYGEYGGTHVPPMLEAKLKELSDFFDEITKSEAFQEEFVEILKDFVGRPSSLYFAKNLSDYVGSKIYLKREDLNHTGSHKINNAIGQILVAKKMGAKEIIAETGAGQHGVATATVCAFLGLKCKIFMGAVDMNRQALNVRRMQMLGAEVIACTSGNQTLKDAVDTALNYYIENPESYYLLGSHVGPHPYPKMVGYFQSVIGNEARQQILQKEGRLPDSIVACLGGGSNAIGLFSAFLEDKDVKIYGAEGGGEDTYQNTAATLNYGKPIVFQGTYSYCLVDDKGTPIASKSIAAGLDYPGISPQHAYLKDTKRVEYHSVTDKEAIEAYKLLSRLEGITPAIESSHAVALAMKLMKNKNQLVIVNLSGRGDKDLEREV is encoded by the coding sequence ATGGAAAAAAAGTATTTTGAAAAACAAGCAGTTATTAAAGTGTCGCCATTGGCTGAAATGTTAAATTATCAAGGATATTACGGGGAATACGGAGGAACTCACGTACCGCCAATGTTGGAGGCTAAATTAAAAGAATTGAGTGATTTTTTTGATGAAATTACCAAATCAGAAGCTTTTCAGGAAGAGTTTGTTGAGATATTAAAAGACTTTGTAGGCAGACCGTCATCTCTTTATTTTGCTAAAAACTTGAGTGATTATGTCGGTTCTAAAATTTATCTCAAACGTGAGGATTTGAATCACACAGGTTCGCACAAAATCAACAATGCCATTGGGCAAATTTTGGTAGCAAAAAAAATGGGAGCGAAGGAAATTATCGCAGAAACCGGAGCGGGACAACACGGGGTAGCAACTGCCACAGTGTGTGCATTTTTGGGCTTGAAATGCAAAATTTTTATGGGGGCGGTAGATATGAATCGTCAGGCTTTGAATGTACGCCGTATGCAAATGTTGGGAGCAGAGGTAATCGCTTGTACATCAGGAAATCAAACTTTGAAAGATGCTGTTGATACGGCTTTGAATTATTACATCGAAAATCCGGAAAGTTACTATTTGCTTGGTTCTCACGTAGGTCCGCATCCTTATCCTAAGATGGTGGGATACTTTCAAAGTGTAATCGGAAATGAAGCAAGACAACAAATTTTGCAAAAAGAAGGACGTTTGCCGGATAGTATTGTTGCTTGTTTGGGAGGCGGTTCTAACGCAATAGGTTTATTTTCAGCTTTTTTGGAAGATAAAGATGTGAAAATTTATGGAGCAGAAGGCGGAGGAGAAGACACCTATCAAAACACTGCAGCAACGCTTAATTATGGGAAACCAATTGTTTTTCAGGGGACGTATTCCTATTGTTTGGTGGATGATAAAGGAACTCCAATAGCTTCAAAATCAATTGCTGCAGGATTGGATTATCCTGGAATTAGTCCGCAACACGCTTATTTGAAAGACACAAAAAGAGTTGAATATCATTCTGTTACTGATAAAGAAGCTATTGAAGCTTATAAACTTTTATCTCGTTTGGAAGGAATTACACCTGCTATTGAATCTTCGCACGCTGTGGCATTGGCGATGAAACTAATGAAAAACAAAAATCAATTGGTGATTGTAAATCTCTCAGGAAGAGGAGATAAGGATTTAGAACGAGAGGTATAA
- a CDS encoding polysaccharide deacetylase family protein, producing the protein MKKRLLSISFLVALVFSACNNTKTKTNSSAENTESNTEITEFIPLPEETIVTNSEDDIQVYTVKIGNDPEKSHLTASFPITAYDFVNQNERAFTETLVNEFKQTFKEDQNQESVSSLDFNQHFEVKYHTEDFMIFLHERNVSYGNTYDDSFVASVFDLKNKKKLQPEDFFKSKESFEQFTQEIKNIARDLLKKRVQESPNYANDDERNEVIQSLEEALTEGTLPTEKNYDALFFDEKGDWYVLFDKYQIASGSMENFSVKIPQNIIEKYVADTFLKIFKKEEVTAQISDVNISEPVYSEVDCSKVPCVALTFDDGPSVYTSQLLDVLKEESVKATFFVLGKSASVQKQTLKRMAEEGHNIGNHSYDHKDFRKISDEEALRQIKLTDDIVAGITGEKPRYFRFPYGAHTKENLAMVGRPVIMWNVDPLDWKYREASRVAEAMSKTSPQGIILAHDIHKSTVQAIPQVIKNLKAQGYQIVSLDDLFRQKDLKNGQKYSSGK; encoded by the coding sequence ATGAAAAAAAGATTACTATCAATAAGCTTTCTTGTTGCTTTGGTTTTTTCAGCTTGCAACAACACCAAAACAAAAACAAATTCGTCTGCTGAAAATACGGAATCAAACACAGAAATCACCGAATTTATACCGCTTCCTGAGGAAACTATCGTTACTAATTCCGAAGATGATATTCAGGTTTATACCGTGAAAATTGGGAATGACCCCGAAAAAAGCCACCTGACGGCTTCGTTTCCTATTACAGCGTATGATTTTGTAAATCAGAATGAAAGAGCTTTTACAGAAACCCTTGTAAACGAATTTAAGCAAACCTTTAAGGAAGACCAAAATCAAGAATCTGTGTCGAGTTTGGATTTCAATCAACATTTTGAAGTGAAATACCATACGGAAGATTTTATGATTTTTCTTCACGAGCGAAATGTTTCTTACGGAAATACTTACGATGATTCGTTTGTGGCTTCGGTTTTCGATTTGAAAAACAAAAAGAAACTTCAACCCGAAGATTTTTTCAAAAGCAAGGAAAGTTTTGAGCAATTTACTCAAGAAATTAAGAATATTGCTCGTGATTTATTGAAAAAACGCGTGCAAGAATCTCCAAACTACGCTAATGACGATGAGCGAAACGAGGTAATACAATCTTTGGAAGAGGCACTAACAGAAGGCACGCTTCCTACCGAAAAAAATTACGATGCGTTGTTCTTTGATGAGAAAGGTGATTGGTACGTTCTTTTCGATAAATATCAGATAGCCAGTGGTTCAATGGAAAATTTTTCGGTGAAAATCCCTCAAAATATTATTGAAAAATATGTAGCGGATACCTTCTTAAAAATTTTCAAGAAAGAAGAAGTAACTGCTCAGATTTCTGACGTAAACATTTCTGAACCAGTGTATTCGGAAGTAGATTGTTCTAAAGTTCCGTGCGTGGCACTTACTTTTGACGACGGACCTTCGGTGTACACTTCGCAACTATTGGACGTCTTAAAAGAAGAAAGTGTAAAAGCTACTTTTTTTGTGTTAGGAAAATCGGCATCGGTTCAAAAACAAACGCTTAAGCGAATGGCAGAAGAGGGGCATAACATTGGAAATCACTCATATGACCACAAGGATTTTCGTAAAATTTCTGATGAAGAAGCATTACGGCAAATAAAACTAACCGATGACATCGTAGCGGGAATCACGGGCGAAAAACCCCGATATTTTCGTTTTCCGTATGGGGCTCACACTAAGGAAAATTTGGCAATGGTGGGCAGACCTGTGATTATGTGGAACGTTGACCCATTGGATTGGAAATATCGCGAGGCAAGTCGCGTAGCCGAAGCAATGTCAAAAACTTCGCCACAAGGAATCATCTTGGCACACGATATTCATAAAAGTACTGTTCAGGCTATTCCGCAGGTAATCAAAAACTTGAAGGCACAAGGATACCAAATTGTGTCGCTTGATGATTTGTTCCGTCAGAAAGATTTGAAAAACGGACAGAAATATTCCAGTGGGAAATAA
- a CDS encoding ABC transporter permease, whose amino-acid sequence MKKLNEYSQAFIKTFFWEWKYIFRDKAVFSSFILVAVLVSFLYTYLYSRETLQELPIGIVDEDNTAGSRQFLRMLDATSQVVITGSYANLQEAEQEFKKQHIRGIVVVPKDFNRDLQRGEQPVVSVFTDASYLLYYKQVLTATKVSATYMNVGVQLKKTASQGKLPSQAKDDTLAVGGKVVSLYNPSLGYATFLIPAVLVIIFQTTILTAIGILGGTMREEKKFHKLYANSEGFIGSLFIVMGKATAYLIIGLIILLMMLGIVMPIFGIPMRSGFISVVTYMIPFLLAVVFLGIFLVNFFKKREDAILLVMYTSIPSILLIGIAWPPQAMPQWLEKLSYLIPTTLGAKGFVSLTQMGATLPTIQNFWFGMWALCILYLVLAVFSIRKMVNE is encoded by the coding sequence ATGAAAAAGCTTAATGAATATTCGCAAGCATTTATAAAAACATTTTTCTGGGAATGGAAATACATTTTCAGAGATAAAGCGGTGTTTTCATCCTTCATTTTGGTCGCTGTTTTGGTTTCTTTTTTATATACATATTTGTATTCGAGAGAAACGTTGCAAGAACTTCCCATAGGAATAGTAGATGAAGATAATACAGCCGGTAGTAGGCAATTTTTACGTATGTTAGATGCTACAAGTCAGGTGGTTATTACCGGTTCGTATGCAAACTTGCAAGAGGCTGAACAAGAATTTAAAAAACAACATATCAGAGGAATTGTTGTTGTTCCTAAGGATTTTAACAGAGATTTGCAACGAGGCGAACAACCCGTAGTTTCCGTCTTTACAGATGCTTCATATTTATTGTATTACAAGCAGGTTTTGACAGCAACAAAAGTGAGTGCAACTTATATGAATGTGGGAGTGCAACTTAAAAAAACAGCATCACAGGGGAAACTTCCTTCACAAGCTAAGGATGATACTCTTGCGGTGGGAGGAAAGGTTGTGAGTTTGTATAATCCTTCGTTGGGATATGCTACTTTTTTGATTCCCGCAGTTTTGGTAATTATTTTCCAGACAACAATTTTAACCGCAATAGGAATTTTAGGCGGAACGATGCGTGAAGAAAAGAAATTTCATAAACTTTACGCAAATTCGGAAGGATTTATCGGTTCTTTATTCATAGTAATGGGAAAGGCAACTGCATATTTGATTATTGGATTGATAATTCTTTTGATGATGCTTGGTATTGTGATGCCAATTTTTGGAATTCCAATGCGTAGCGGTTTTATTTCTGTGGTAACGTATATGATTCCTTTTCTGTTGGCTGTAGTATTTTTGGGTATTTTTCTGGTTAATTTCTTCAAAAAGAGAGAAGATGCCATATTGCTGGTGATGTACACTTCCATACCTTCTATCCTTTTAATTGGGATTGCGTGGCCTCCACAAGCGATGCCTCAATGGTTGGAAAAACTTAGTTACCTTATTCCCACTACATTAGGAGCAAAAGGTTTTGTGTCATTGACTCAAATGGGAGCAACTTTACCAACAATACAGAATTTCTGGTTTGGAATGTGGGCATTGTGTATTCTTTACTTGGTTTTGGCAGTTTTTTCTATCAGAAAAATGGTAAATGAATAG
- a CDS encoding ABC transporter permease translates to MKHFLFIFYNEWKNLLFAPKRLFYVLVLPLLLFTLFSLLFKSEVPRDLPMAYIDRDQTQLSSKLVTMLDATPSIRMAVPVTDESEAKKLIQQQKVFGFIEIPSDFHKKILQGNFQEVVCYTNGQFIMASGLISRDFQTTLGTFSAGVAMQKKTQKGMQTQKALAEAQPILIDEHVLYNPFTNNAFYLLTALLPMMLQMVVMMVTVYVLGIEFRYHQGKYWLEKSGGNPAIALIGKLLPYTIALFFVSWWMNFLLFKLVGAPLQTSMFSVTLITCLLVVVYQIIGITIASVIPDFRTALTIGSGFTAIAFSFSVYTFPVEGLPASMQYLANVFPFTHFLEYYVNRAVKGIPFLFTWKPILSLSLFMLLFVWGYGKFVKMIKKGGYEKA, encoded by the coding sequence ATGAAGCATTTTTTATTTATTTTCTACAACGAGTGGAAGAATCTTCTTTTTGCACCCAAACGCCTATTTTACGTATTGGTATTGCCTCTGTTGCTTTTCACTCTTTTTAGTTTGCTCTTTAAAAGTGAAGTACCAAGGGATTTGCCAATGGCATACATAGATAGAGATCAAACTCAACTTTCTTCAAAGTTGGTAACTATGCTTGACGCTACTCCTTCCATTCGGATGGCAGTTCCCGTAACAGATGAATCGGAAGCTAAAAAACTTATTCAGCAACAGAAAGTTTTTGGATTTATAGAAATACCTTCGGACTTCCATAAGAAAATTTTACAAGGAAATTTTCAAGAGGTCGTTTGCTATACCAATGGTCAGTTTATTATGGCTTCGGGATTGATATCCAGAGATTTTCAAACCACTCTCGGTACTTTTTCCGCAGGTGTTGCTATGCAAAAGAAAACTCAAAAAGGAATGCAAACTCAAAAGGCACTTGCTGAGGCACAACCCATATTGATAGATGAGCACGTGTTGTACAATCCGTTTACTAATAACGCTTTTTATTTGCTTACGGCTCTTCTCCCGATGATGTTACAAATGGTTGTGATGATGGTAACTGTGTACGTTTTGGGGATAGAATTTCGATATCATCAAGGAAAATATTGGCTTGAAAAGAGTGGAGGAAATCCTGCTATAGCGCTGATAGGCAAGTTGTTACCCTACACGATTGCTTTATTTTTTGTGTCGTGGTGGATGAACTTTTTGCTGTTCAAACTCGTGGGAGCTCCTTTGCAAACAAGTATGTTTTCGGTAACTTTGATAACTTGTCTTTTAGTGGTAGTTTATCAAATAATTGGAATTACCATTGCTTCCGTTATTCCTGATTTTCGTACGGCACTTACCATAGGGAGCGGATTTACAGCCATTGCCTTTTCTTTTTCCGTATATACATTTCCTGTGGAAGGATTACCGGCTTCGATGCAGTATTTGGCAAATGTGTTTCCGTTTACACACTTTTTGGAATATTACGTGAACAGAGCAGTTAAGGGAATACCGTTCTTATTCACTTGGAAACCAATACTATCGTTGAGCCTTTTTATGTTGCTATTTGTATGGGGATACGGAAAATTTGTAAAAATGATTAAAAAAGGAGGATATGAAAAAGCTTAA
- a CDS encoding HlyD family secretion protein, with translation MKRGNITGIITTIIIFLLVIGVSVWIFSSSEPIYLQGQVEAKQINVAPKVPGRVKAIYKKEGDLVEAGDLLLELESTELDAKLSQAQAARLAAQAQSNKAQKGARAEQIQGAYNVWQQAQAAANLAEKTYQRVSNLYEDKVLPAQKKDEAYTQMIALQKQAQAAHSQYEMAKNGTRSEDKEAAQALVAQAQGVITEVEAYKEGAKVFAPSRAEIQTIIPNEGEIVNAGYPVMNLIDPTDKWVVFNIREDKMNQFKMGAKFKAIVPALNNETIELEVKHIALQADFATWTATKSKGDFDRKTFAIKAYPVRDVKDLRAGMSVLVAE, from the coding sequence ATGAAAAGAGGAAATATAACAGGAATCATCACCACAATAATCATTTTTCTACTTGTTATCGGAGTATCCGTTTGGATTTTTAGCAGTTCCGAGCCTATTTACTTGCAAGGACAAGTGGAAGCTAAACAGATAAACGTAGCTCCTAAGGTGCCGGGAAGGGTAAAGGCAATTTATAAGAAAGAAGGCGATTTGGTTGAGGCTGGTGATTTGCTTTTGGAACTTGAAAGCACAGAACTTGATGCCAAACTTTCACAGGCTCAGGCTGCCCGATTAGCTGCTCAGGCTCAGTCCAATAAGGCGCAAAAAGGGGCAAGAGCAGAACAAATACAAGGAGCTTATAATGTTTGGCAGCAAGCTCAGGCAGCGGCTAATTTAGCTGAAAAAACGTACCAAAGAGTGAGCAATCTTTATGAAGATAAAGTTCTTCCCGCACAAAAAAAAGATGAGGCTTACACACAGATGATTGCTTTGCAAAAACAAGCACAAGCAGCTCATTCTCAGTATGAAATGGCAAAAAACGGAACTCGTTCTGAGGATAAAGAAGCTGCACAGGCTTTGGTAGCGCAAGCCCAAGGAGTAATCACTGAGGTAGAAGCTTACAAAGAAGGAGCAAAAGTATTTGCTCCGTCACGTGCTGAAATCCAGACGATTATCCCCAATGAAGGAGAAATAGTTAATGCGGGTTATCCTGTTATGAATCTTATCGACCCGACAGATAAATGGGTGGTTTTCAATATCCGAGAGGATAAAATGAATCAATTTAAAATGGGGGCAAAATTCAAAGCGATTGTTCCGGCATTAAACAATGAAACTATTGAATTGGAAGTAAAGCACATAGCCTTACAAGCCGATTTTGCTACTTGGACGGCAACAAAAAGTAAAGGTGATTTTGACCGAAAAACGTTTGCTATCAAGGCTTATCCGGTTCGTGATGTGAAGGATTTGCGTGCAGGTATGTCGGTTTTGGTTGCTGAGTAA
- a CDS encoding TolC family protein: MKYSFTVIIGLLAINVSAQSLSFSEALDKMYGRNQKLKGVEKQQEASVFEQKSYRGLYFPQVGLSASYLHMSDALYLDMNGTRDKIAQTLSTLPPSPILGQLLTPMMPHFQQDWNYKFQEPDIFKFTADLKWVLYAGGKVRAANKVGSFKAEIANEELEKTENALISELAERYFQTQLAQSAIEVRQKALESAKSHYINAQKLEANGMIAPIETMQAERAVTDAERELLASQKDFELAQTALWGVIGGEQGGVFTQLSTELFEVGVLKPLEFYQQQAKENYPAIVQARLKKQMAEQNIKVQQSGFLPDVAVVGKKYIWEKNLPITEPNNWYVGVGLQWNLFNGFQDKNRIAQAKSVKESAELLTAQAEKDIQTLVKKYYTEIQKQQEQLQSLEKSVRFAEELVRVRQKSFTEGFSNSTDVADANLYLAAIKIKRYQAMFEMDKALAQLLETSGLSKEFVNYVK, encoded by the coding sequence ATGAAATATTCTTTCACAGTTATTATTGGATTGTTAGCGATTAATGTTTCTGCCCAAAGTCTTTCTTTTTCAGAGGCTTTGGATAAAATGTATGGCAGAAACCAAAAGCTAAAAGGTGTTGAAAAGCAACAAGAAGCGTCGGTTTTTGAGCAAAAATCGTACAGAGGATTGTATTTTCCTCAGGTGGGGCTCAGTGCGAGCTATTTGCATATGAGTGATGCTTTGTATTTGGATATGAACGGAACTCGTGACAAAATAGCACAAACCCTTTCTACTTTGCCTCCGTCACCAATTTTAGGACAATTGCTCACTCCTATGATGCCTCATTTTCAGCAAGATTGGAATTACAAATTTCAAGAACCTGATATTTTCAAATTTACGGCAGACCTTAAATGGGTGCTATATGCAGGAGGAAAGGTTCGTGCTGCGAACAAAGTAGGTTCTTTCAAAGCTGAAATCGCTAACGAGGAATTGGAAAAAACTGAAAATGCACTCATTTCGGAGTTGGCTGAACGTTATTTCCAAACGCAATTGGCACAGTCCGCAATTGAAGTACGTCAGAAGGCGTTGGAATCTGCTAAATCTCACTATATCAATGCTCAAAAACTTGAAGCAAACGGAATGATTGCTCCAATCGAAACGATGCAAGCAGAAAGAGCAGTTACCGATGCCGAGAGAGAGCTTTTGGCTTCACAGAAGGATTTTGAACTTGCTCAAACGGCTCTTTGGGGAGTGATAGGAGGGGAGCAAGGAGGTGTTTTTACACAACTTTCAACCGAATTATTTGAGGTGGGAGTACTTAAACCATTGGAATTTTACCAACAACAAGCAAAAGAAAATTACCCTGCCATAGTTCAAGCCCGATTGAAAAAACAAATGGCAGAGCAGAATATCAAGGTGCAACAATCGGGTTTTTTGCCGGATGTGGCTGTGGTTGGGAAAAAATATATTTGGGAAAAAAACTTACCTATTACTGAGCCTAACAATTGGTATGTAGGAGTTGGGCTTCAGTGGAATTTGTTTAATGGTTTTCAGGATAAAAATCGCATAGCACAAGCAAAATCTGTTAAGGAAAGTGCGGAACTTCTGACAGCCCAAGCAGAAAAAGATATTCAAACTTTGGTCAAAAAATATTATACCGAAATACAAAAGCAGCAAGAACAATTACAAAGTTTAGAAAAAAGTGTGCGTTTTGCTGAAGAATTGGTTCGTGTGCGTCAAAAATCTTTCACGGAAGGATTCAGTAATTCCACCGATGTAGCAGATGCAAATCTTTATTTGGCGGCGATTAAAATAAAACGCTATCAGGCGATGTTTGAGATGGATAAAGCTCTTGCACAACTTCTGGAAACCAGTGGTTTGAGCAAAGAATTTGTAAATTACGTAAAGTAA
- a CDS encoding Crp/Fnr family transcriptional regulator, whose amino-acid sequence MELIDYLRQEIKLAKPLLEEVDKIFDYQEVKKGTILFKEGSKSQQVFFFEKGLARMFYQKDGKDITHFFFSEDMFCLSTQNIFLQERHFQNIEILDDSILRVANFEDIENYLETIPQINRLIFKEFSNYIQMLNHKIYGLQFQTAEERYLHLLAQHPKILQRVSLGHIASYLGITQQTLSVIRRETAKNK is encoded by the coding sequence ATGGAATTAATTGATTATTTGCGTCAAGAAATAAAATTAGCGAAGCCTCTTTTGGAAGAAGTTGATAAAATATTTGATTATCAGGAGGTAAAGAAGGGAACGATTCTTTTTAAGGAAGGAAGCAAGTCGCAACAGGTTTTCTTTTTTGAAAAAGGACTGGCACGGATGTTTTATCAGAAAGATGGCAAGGACATTACTCATTTCTTTTTTTCGGAGGATATGTTTTGTCTTTCAACACAAAATATTTTTCTGCAAGAAAGACATTTTCAAAATATAGAAATACTGGACGATAGCATATTAAGGGTTGCTAATTTTGAAGATATAGAAAATTATTTAGAAACAATTCCTCAAATTAATAGATTGATTTTTAAGGAGTTTAGTAATTACATACAAATGCTAAATCATAAAATTTATGGTTTGCAATTTCAAACGGCGGAAGAGCGTTACCTGCATTTGCTTGCTCAGCATCCGAAAATTTTGCAACGGGTTTCGCTCGGGCATATTGCTTCCTACTTGGGAATTACGCAGCAAACTTTGAGCGTAATTCGCCGAGAAACGGCTAAAAATAAGTGA
- a CDS encoding GNAT family N-acetyltransferase, which yields MKKNSYQFRKALPADFCEIWDIILFAKEVRKREGSQQWQDGYPNEKTIRNDIEKGYGNVIESEGKILAYFALIFDKEPAYEVIEGKWRTQGSYAVVHRMAVAKDAKGKGIGKEILKKVEEISIQNNVFSVRIDTNFDNIPMLKIVEKLGYVYCGEVYFRGSARKAFEKVLVTSGNL from the coding sequence ATGAAAAAGAATAGTTATCAATTTCGTAAGGCTTTGCCGGCTGATTTCTGTGAAATTTGGGACATTATTTTGTTTGCAAAGGAAGTGCGTAAACGAGAAGGGAGCCAGCAGTGGCAGGACGGTTATCCGAATGAAAAAACAATCCGTAATGATATTGAAAAAGGATATGGAAATGTGATTGAATCCGAAGGGAAAATATTAGCGTATTTTGCTTTAATTTTTGATAAAGAGCCTGCTTATGAAGTAATTGAAGGCAAGTGGAGAACACAAGGAAGTTACGCGGTTGTGCATCGAATGGCTGTGGCCAAAGACGCTAAAGGCAAGGGAATAGGCAAAGAAATTCTTAAAAAAGTTGAAGAAATAAGCATTCAAAATAATGTTTTCAGTGTACGTATCGACACCAATTTTGATAATATCCCGATGCTCAAAATAGTTGAAAAATTGGGGTATGTGTATTGTGGTGAGGTCTATTTTAGAGGTTCTGCACGCAAGGCTTTTGAGAAAGTTTTAGTCACCTCGGGAAATTTGTGA
- the nhaA gene encoding Na+/H+ antiporter NhaA has product MKQTKLFKEFFNSEKAGGMVLIFCTAISLLVANSSFGEGYLGFWNTHFQGHSVAHWVNDGLMAIFFLLIGLELEREVYKGELSNIKDALLPIFGALGGILLPAGIYLLFNFGTETQSGAGIPMATDIAFALGILALLGNRVPVSLKVFLTALAVIDDLGAIIIIAIFYTKELFLSNLFIALGIFAFLLVLNRLKVRNLIPYIIGGVVMWYFMLHSGVHATITGVLLAFAIPFGNGDEKSTSYVLQHFLHKPVAFVILPIFALANTAILFSGSITETLTENYSLGILLGLVVGKPLGIFLLTFLAVTFGLCKLPSELNWKSIFGVGLLGGIGFTMSIFITLLAFDNELIINNAKLIILISSLAAGILGFVTLKLSLKSKIVAEE; this is encoded by the coding sequence ATGAAGCAAACAAAATTATTTAAAGAATTTTTTAATAGTGAAAAAGCAGGTGGAATGGTGCTTATTTTTTGCACAGCGATTTCGTTACTTGTTGCAAATAGTTCTTTTGGAGAGGGGTATCTTGGTTTTTGGAATACTCATTTTCAAGGGCATAGCGTAGCTCACTGGGTGAATGATGGATTAATGGCAATATTCTTTTTGCTTATCGGTTTGGAATTGGAAAGAGAAGTATATAAAGGTGAGTTGTCCAACATCAAAGATGCCTTGCTTCCTATTTTTGGAGCATTAGGGGGAATTTTATTACCGGCAGGAATTTATCTTCTGTTTAACTTTGGAACTGAAACTCAGTCGGGAGCGGGAATTCCGATGGCAACGGACATTGCTTTTGCTTTGGGGATTTTAGCTTTGTTAGGAAACAGAGTTCCGGTGTCGTTGAAGGTTTTCTTGACTGCGTTGGCTGTAATTGATGATTTGGGTGCGATTATTATCATTGCCATATTTTACACGAAGGAATTATTCTTGTCCAACCTTTTCATAGCATTAGGTATTTTTGCTTTTTTATTGGTTTTAAACAGATTAAAAGTACGAAATTTGATTCCTTATATTATAGGCGGTGTTGTTATGTGGTACTTTATGCTACATTCAGGAGTTCACGCTACTATAACGGGTGTGTTGCTTGCCTTTGCAATTCCTTTTGGAAATGGAGATGAAAAATCAACATCGTACGTGTTGCAACATTTTCTACATAAGCCGGTTGCCTTTGTGATTCTTCCTATTTTTGCGTTGGCTAATACGGCAATTTTGTTTAGTGGAAGCATTACCGAAACACTAACAGAAAATTACAGTTTGGGAATATTGCTTGGTTTGGTAGTGGGTAAACCTTTGGGGATATTTTTATTGACATTTTTGGCTGTAACTTTTGGGCTTTGTAAGTTGCCTTCCGAATTAAATTGGAAATCCATATTCGGAGTAGGACTTTTGGGAGGAATCGGATTTACGATGTCGATTTTTATAACATTGTTAGCTTTTGATAATGAGTTGATTATAAATAACGCAAAATTAATTATCCTAATATCTTCATTGGCTGCGGGTATTCTTGGTTTTGTCACATTAAAATTGTCATTAAAATCAAAAATAGTTGCGGAAGAATAA
- the rpsT gene encoding 30S ribosomal protein S20: MANHKSALKRIRRNEAARLRNRYQHKTARNAVRKLRALENLDEAKELFPKVVSMIDKLAKKNIIHSNKASNLKSSLAKHLNKLAK; the protein is encoded by the coding sequence ATGGCAAACCATAAATCAGCATTAAAGAGAATTAGAAGAAACGAAGCTGCTCGTCTGCGCAATCGTTACCAACACAAAACAGCTCGTAACGCTGTTAGAAAGTTACGTGCATTAGAGAATTTGGATGAAGCTAAAGAGCTTTTCCCAAAAGTTGTTTCAATGATTGACAAGTTAGCTAAGAAAAATATTATTCATAGCAATAAAGCATCAAATTTAAAAAGTAGTTTAGCAAAACATCTGAACAAGTTAGCTAAATAG